Genomic window (Gadus chalcogrammus isolate NIFS_2021 chromosome 3, NIFS_Gcha_1.0, whole genome shotgun sequence):
gagggggagagtgagagagacagcgagagagagtgggagagtgagagagcgacaCATCAAATCGTGCTAGGAAATAGAAACCGTCGCCTCTTACCTGGAGGTGCTGTTGCTGTGTGTCTCATCTGTCCTGGCTGTGCTTGTGTCATCATCCTCTTCGTCCTTAAAAAACGAAACATTAGACTTTACAATCTGCACAATCCAATTCTTTAGTCGATGTTAAAACTCATGGTGTATTTTTTTAGatgtatttttcattttatGAATGATTCACTTCACAAGTTATCTTTAAAAGCACGTCATCAACCTCAGAGTGTTGTGTGATCAACCATGGTGAGTCACGATCACgtttaagggctgattatggctcCACGTTCACCCAAAGcaacgaccacgcagacgcttctgACGCAGtcttgaacctgttttggttctgcgtcgggttttagtgagcggaccaatcacagcccttgctgctgcgtcgcctcgacggaaggttaacatttttgtgaggcgcacgtccggcccttgcggaggatgcaaggagggtccgcaaggacgaaAGGGGTCCGTAAcgcccttgcgttgcgtgaacgtgggatcataatcagcccttaacagTGCGTGTTAAGGACACTTTGTTTGGTCCGGATGTCACAGAAAggaccagcaccccccccccccccccccccgatggtaAGACACGGCCCCCCTGGGGTCTTACCTCCAGACCCAGACGCCCGATCCCGGTGGAGCGCCTCTCCCTCCTGGTTCTCCGCTTGTCCTTGACCCCCAGCCGGGACTCGCCCTCCACGTCCCTCGGTGGGTCAGTGTCTGCAGAGAGACTGGCGTTAGAGAGGAGAACCAGGACTGTCTCTACCCAGCCCTCACTGGGTCAGTGTCTGCAGAGGGACGGGCGTTAGAGAGGAGAACCAGGACTGTCTCTACCTAACCCTCACTGGGTCAGTGTCTGGAGAGAGACGGCGTTAGAGAGGAGAACCAGGACTGTCTCTACCCAGCCCTCACTGGGTCAGCCCTCACTGGGTCAGTGTctggagagagacgggtgtTAGAGAGGAGAACCAGGACTGTCTCTACCTAACCCTCAGCGGGTCAGCCCTCACTGGGTCAGTGTCTGGAGAGAGACGGGCGTTAGAGAGGAGAACCAGGACTGTCTCTACTCAGCCCTCACTGGGTCAGTGTCTGCAGAGAGACGGGAGTTAAGAGAGGAGAACCAGGACTGTCTCTACCCAGCCCTCACTGGGTCAGTGTCTGCAGAGAGACGGGTGTTAGAGAGGAGAACCAGGACTGTCTCTACCCAGCCCTCACTGGGTCAGTGTCTGCAGAGAGACGGGCATTAGAGAGGAGAACCAGGACTGTCTCTACCTAACCCTCACTGGGTCAGTGTCTGCAGAGAGACGGCGTTAGAGAGGAGAACCAGGACTGTCTCTACCCAGCCCTCACTGGGTCAGCCCTCACTGGGTCAGTGTCTGGAGAGAGACGGGAGTTAGAGAGGAGAACCAGGACTGTCTCTACCTAACCCTCAGCGGGTCAGCCCTCACTGGGTCAGTGTCTGCAGAGGGACGGGCGTTAGAGAGGAGAACCAGGACTGTCTCTACCCAGCCCTCACTGGGTCAGTGTCTGCAGAGAGACGGGAGTTAGAGAGGAGAACCAGGACTGTCTCTACCTAACCCTCACTGGGTCAGTGTCTGGAGAGAGACGGGAGTTAGAGAGGAGAACCAGGACTGTCTCTACCTAACCCTCACTGGGTCAGTGTCTGCAGAGGGACGGGCGTTAGAGAGGAGAACCAGGACTGTCTCTACCTAACCCTCAGCGGGTCAGCCCTCACTGGGTCAGCCCTCACTGGGTCAGCCCTCACTGGGTCAGTGTCTGGAGTATAACGGGCGTTAAGGGAGGAGAATCAGGCCGTCTCTACACAGCCTACACCTGCACTCGTGTCAGGGTAACATCTGACTTCCTCTCACTAACACACGTTAGTAAATCAATGGTTAATAGACAGCATAtatatagtgcttttctaacTCAAAACACTTGACCATATGGCTAACATTCAAAGTCAACcgtgcaaggcaacagccagctccaTACAAGACTCTCTCTACTGTTCACACTGCACCATCTATATTATTCCATTACAAGTACGTTCTCTGCCCCGTACTGCTTTTCTGCACTTCTGGTTAGACGCTGACTGCATTTCCTTGTCTGTACTTGTACTATGAATAACGACCATAAAGTTCTATGGTAATCTCATCTAAAAATCCACAACACATACTACCCTGTGAACAGCCCGTGTGAAAAACACCAGCACAATAAACCATCTGCAGATTTATTTAAGTAAAGCAAATACACACTTTTATAATTTGGCTGACATATATTGACAGGCCGTTGTGGATTGTGTTTGGTGGCCCGTAAAAGCACATTTCAACACCTGATTGCACACTTGAAAGTCATGATGTCAACCCACTGGCTCTTCTTATTACTCAGCCAGGCCACAGAGACTCCCTTGTTGAGCCAAGCTCTGCGCTGAGAGAACCACCGAGAGAACAGCTGTGCAGGCAGAGAACGAGGCATAGCTAGAGCTAGAGGGATCAACGgcgtgaggggggagagaagcaCATCCGCCTGCAGGAGGTGTTGCACTGCAGCTCCTCAGCTGGGCGGTGTGAGaccacacgccacacacacacacacaccagagatggaaattaacttttttgcccaccagccactgtggcaggtagatttaaaaatctaccagccactcatattttttaccagccacttttaatacgctatatattttttaatacatgcatacattttaaacaatataatagtaacaatagataagaaaagtgtttttcatacacatcagttggtgttacgatgacaagtttggggataattcatctatacaaagtattttcattaaaaaacgaattgacatattaataataaaactacGTGCATGGCTTACACCATCatagtcaataggaacatttgttttttttgtatttacatgtgactgcatacaaatgtgtccacacagacatggtaactaacgtatgatagtaagcattatatgcccttaacactaatattcagaagaaaatatgtgtggcattcagtccaatgctgaaaatatatctgtggtattcagtaggccaatgcagtggtaaagtgtgtaaagtatgaccaagtgtttctttctgttcaatagatagaactttatcaatcccctgtaggagaaatttgttaatgtttgtccctataaaacaataatggtaaaataataaatacaaaaacacgacggtaactgagatAGGTCAAaacgtccaatctgaaggctctacttaaccactccccctactcacttccaccaatgcgaagcgaacagaactgagtagggagggcgtagcctaattAGTTTGTGAAACGACCgagagaaacgcaactcaaattcatgtgaacatatatgaggctttaataaaatcccggacgattctGAAAgtccgacacacattttttaaagtgtgtccaaaaagagggcatgtccgggcaaaagaggacgtctggttaccctacgtgtGGCGtggtgagcgtgtgcatgggttgaattgcgtgtgtctcacgccgaacgcgtgagacttgagagccccgttaccgatattatcctggatattgacagtcgcagttcagcaaaagaggcgtagaggaagaaggggcccggatgttgacagtaatggttgtggaactgtgcagcgccgtataacgaatgtattagatatgcaaatttgatcggacctgactggaaagtattacccgccacagtggcgggtaaagtgacacaattcatccgccaccatacaaatccacccacaaatggcgtgtggcgggtgttaatttccatccctgacacacacacacacacacacacacacacacacacacacacacacacacacacacacacacacacacacacacacacacacacacacacaatcacacacacacacacacacacacacacacacacacacgacaagcACCGTGATACTGTTTCCAACTAAATCCAATGTCATCGAAttcaaaaacaataaaaaagtagaaaaataaaataaacaatttattatttaaataatataaataaaatataaatatatattatataaataataatatataataaaaaaattaccaatataaaaataaaaaaatatatatatttgaaaaaaagtaaaatatagAAAGAGCAGACGTGGGTGATCCGGATGAgtgcggggggtgggggctctcacctctctctgcgGGGGTGAGGGTGACGATGGGGCTGACGGGGAGCACGCTgcggccggagggggggggggcgtcgggGGCCTTGCCCGAGCTCTTCTCGGCCTCCTTCAGGTCGGTGAGCGTCACTCCCTGTCAACAGGATGCACAGAGCCACAGAGCCCCCGCGTTAACACGCTGAACAaaacccagggggggggggggggggggggggggagggagagaggaaggccGGGGTTCTGATAACACGTCTGATGTTGGGCGGGACGATGCGGCGGGGAGAACGCGCCGAGGAGGAAGTGGTTTGTTACGTGCTTCAAAATGGAACAgactgttgtgttttttttaaaccaggaGGACCCATTTGATCTGCTACACAATGACGTTTCCATCTACAAAAAGGGTTTTACAACAGTTCGTACACACGGCCACACGCCGACGGCACCCaggcagggcgacagccggctcgtcggcAGCAGTGAGGATCGGTGCCTAgctcagggacgcctcgacacactcagctaggaggagccggggatcggaactagcaaccttttccATTGCGAggcaaccccctccaccccctgatCTCAACGGGTGCTCTACAGCGATCTTTGCGCTGCACCGGGAGGGCGAGGCGGACTCGTACCTGCGTGGAGCGTCGGGACTGCCGCATGAGGCGCGAGCGCGCCTTCCTCTGGGACTCGGACTCCTCGTCCCGGACCGGCGCCTGGAACCTGAGAGAGGACCGAACACACGTCTTCAGCGCGTGACTTACACCCGTCTGGCCCACCGACAGGAAGGGCCGACTCGGAATCTGTTCCCGCCCGTACAACTCTGGTGCAGAGCAGCCTGGCCTTCTGCCAGGCGTTTGGTTGTGTTATGATTCAACTGAAGTACTTGGACAACGAAATGCAGTTTAGCTTATTACCAGACATGCAAAAAGCAGTCACGTGGCTTCACGTATGTGTAATGGCATACATCGATAAATATATAAGCTAAGATAATACTATTCATTTTTTCCGCATTAATTTTTCTGACCAATGTACTTCCTGCCCTAAATGTTAACATGCATATAAATGTAAGATATATCGCATAATGAACGATATTGACACTCAAACTCTTCAATTCAGCCATTTCCTGGGCTCTCCTTCAAACGTATGTGCTTGGCATTGACGGCggccattttcttttttgtgcGCGTGTGCCGGTTCTTACTTGCGCCGGTCGGCGCTCAGAGTGGAGGGGCTGCTgtcggcgccgccgccgccgccgccgccgctcgccgccgccgccgccgccgccgccgccgccgccgccgccgtcacgCCACTGGGAGGTGGGGGCCACCCGGGCAGTGCGGAGGGCCttgtcgtcctcctcgtcctccttgtcctccaggcTCTGTTTGTGGGAGACACCGGACAGCAGGGCTTTGACTtatgcccaaaaatcatattcaaagttagtttgtttattaatattaatattctaatacattcgaatatttattaataatattttgaccgtTAAattccttcagtaagacctggattgggcttcgcgaggtttgtttaccggcgttgctatggttaccggtcttgcgtgtctCCAACGGTTTATAGGTTTCTAATAAAcagctgtctaatcaatacttcattcaccgcctcttccgtggtcattacaatattagaatagactgcgtcgggttctccgacgtctctccctcttggcctgctcATAACAGGTTCttatattaagggctgcctaatattctttcgaattttgatttattttctgatagtcataattatattcgaataacgaagttcagagtcaaagccctaccaGACAGGGTGTTGGGACATCGGGAATCACTCCGCAGTGGGACTCCACTCAGTGTGAGTGAATCAGTTCAATGAAATGACACAACCCATGTCCAGACGATGGGCTCATTCGTATGGGAGAAGTTCACAAATGAGACGATTTTTCCTATACGTTTTTTTTCTCCGGGCAAGGATCCTTCCACACTTGAATTGAGATCTTTAAAGCGTGACGCCCACAGCAAAGGCTGCGGCGAATGCTTTCAAGCGGATCCTGGACCAACTGTGGCCTCTCCATCTGACCGTCACTCAGCACTGAAGCGGGGGACACTGAACACACCATTCATATGCTTCCTCCACCACAAAGACACTCAAGTCCGTCCATGACCTCACCAAGCATTGCTTGGATGTGAAAGGTCAGCGGGGGTCAGGATCTTTGCCGTTTCACTCTTCCGATAGGAAAACATGAGCAGGCCGATGATGACAAAGACCCAATTCAAGTGGGAGCCTCGGGGTACATTTCTTTTGTGGTCGCCTTTTTGTTGTTGCAGCTACTGTACATGCAACGATTCCCGCAGCATGAACGCATGAACACAAACCAATGTAGACGTGAACAATACCACAGACAGTATTAGTTTCAGCAttatataaatgaatacaaCTCTGTATGATATGAATAACACAGTCCAACCCCACGCCACCCACCAGCGATGAGAAGAACTGAACAACATGGACTAGGTCTACAACATCACAGCGCCACAACAGGGCTCCCCACTGTGAGACTCACCCTATCTCCAGGGCTGACCGTGGACTCTGTGACGCTCTCGCTGTCCGGAGTGGGCACAGGTGagctctctgagggggggggggggggggggtaaagaaaGGGGAGACTTCTCCCGATCAGACCAATGGAAAAACACAACCAGAATAAAGCTGTGATGGTGTCCTTGAGGCTTCTGTTTACCGGGGCTGCTTTCGCGCTCCTCGCTGAGTTCGTGACCCCCGGAGATGCCCCTTTCCTTGGACTGGTCAGCTACTATGATCTTGTCCTTGCTGCTCATTCGGCACACGGAGCTCCTGGGGTTTTTGGGGCGGACGGCAAAAACACGGGATAGTTAGTTTGGTTCATTTGTATGCTTTTTATTACAGAGTGATGCTTTTTACCGATGCGTGTCATGCAGCAGATGACAACGGGAAGGATTCAATCCCGGGTCGTTGCGTTCCGGACTGAGGCTAGAGGGTACCCCACCCTACCCGGGCACCCCCAGAGAAGCACAGGATTTGACCCCTTTCCTCTCGGAATTGGGAGCTTATTTTAGGCACATTGGTGGAAAAACGCATCAATGACTCTATGGTGGCCGTGACGTGGCGGCGGTTAAAACAGAAACATAACGgttggattagggttagggtctttAAGGGCGCAGGGGGTTCCTGAGGGCCACGGCACTGACCTGCGGCGTTTGTTGTTGCCGTTGACCGGGTTCGTTCCCGGTGGGTTCTGTCTCTCCAGGAGCGACCGCTCACTgcgccactacacacacacacacaaaaacacacacacacaggcgcagacacacaacacacacacacaggcgcgcaaacacacacacaggcgtgcaaacacacacaggagcgcagacacacacacacacacacacacacaccacacacacacccacacacacccacacacacacacacacacacacacacacaaccacacacccacacacacacacacacacacacacaggagcgcagacacacacacaccccacacacaggcgcagacacgcagacacacacacacacacacacacacgcagacacacacacacacacacacacacacacacacacaacacacacacacacacacccacacacacacacacaccacacacacacacacacaccacacacacacacacacacacacacgcacacacacacacgttacttaGTGTACACATTGCATGGGCCACCCTGTTAGGGTCAGGCTGAACGCGTCTCCACGGAGCGGGTCTTACGTTGGCCTGTTTCTGGGACAGCTCCGTCAGGAGGGCCTCCACGCTCTCGTCCGCCACATCGAACGGCGTTTGGCCCTTTAAGAAAGAAATAacgttataaatataaaatggtTATAAAAAATGGAGACTAAACCACCAACAATCCTCCGTCTTCACCTCCTTTTATCAATTACCACTAACTTGGTAGTACTACTTCTGTACTCGTACTACCCAGTTAGTTTCATCGATACTACCATCATGGTAGTCTCTTCGTTCACCGTTACACAATGAAACACTGAACAAGGCACTTCTTCAGTGGTCAAGAGGTCGACAGCGAGCTATTTCAATCCTTCAGCACATGAGCCGGTTCCCCATTTCTGCTCTCCATCACCGCAACGCTCACGGCAAACATCCGACCTCCTGCCGGTCTGAAACCAGGACAGGCACGTGTGGGCACTTCACCTGACCCCATTGCTATGGGCGTCCACGTTCCCCGTACCTCGTTGCTATGGTCGTCCACAGTGCTGCACGATTCATCGAAACGCAATCGCGATATCAGCCTTTGCGATTGTATAACCGCAAAAGGCTgcaatttaataaaaataaaaaaaacacaatttttttatttattttttatattgcaatcgcaatattgtccACAATAATCACAGTATGACTTTTTCACCAAATCGTGCGGTCCCCTAACCCCCGTTGCTATCGGCCTTCCCCCGTTGCCATGGGGCTTCCCCCGTTGCCATAGCACTTCCCCGTTGCCGTGGGCCCTACCCCGTTGCCGTGGGCCCTACCCTGTTGCCGTGGGCCCTACCCCGTTGCCATGGGCCTTACCCCGTTGCCGTGGGCCTTACCCCGATGCCATGGGCCTTAACCCGTTGCCCTGGGCCTTAACCCGTTGCCCTGGGCCTTACCCCGTTGCCGTGGGCCCTACCCCGTTGCCGTGGGCCTTACCCCGTTGCCGTGGGCCCTACCCCGTTGCCGTGGGCCTTACCCCGTTGCCGTGGGCCCTACCCCGTTGCCGTGGGCCTTACCCCGTTGCCGTGGGCCCTACCCCGATGCCGTGGGCCTTACCCCGTTGCTATGGGCGTCCATGTTGCAGAGTTGCTCGGCCAGGATGCAGCAGGCCTCGGCCTGGCCCCAGTGCGCCGCCGCGTGGAGCGGCGTCCAGCCGTCGCAGTCGATGGCCGACACGTCCAGACCGCACTGGCACAGCAGCCTggaaccaggggggggggggggggggggtgagtcacATGACACCGGGCGCCGGGACAATGGCGGCGTCAACAGGCCGCTGGTATTGAATGGTTCACCGATGGACTCGGACATGTTTGTTGCTAGCGAGCGGAGAGGAACGGGGCTCAAGGACGGCTGGCTTCACACGTCGatacgtttacatttagggcatgtGACGCTTTTAtcaatccccccaccccccaccccccaccctgcaCTTTGAACCCTTTAACCCTGGCCATATTGCACAATACTTTTTGCACAGCACTCAGTCTACCGAGTTTTTAATTGCACACATAAAAATCGTTGTTTCCGCAAACATTTGTATTCTATTTGATTGTATCACACTAACATTTCActacatataaatgtaaatggactgcatctatacagcgcttttctaaccagtggccactccaAGCGCTTTAAAATACTGCCCAACATTCgccactcatacacacattcacacaccgacagcggagtcagccacgcagggcgacagccagctcgtcaggggcagtcagggtgaggcttctcgctcagggacacctcaaccctCGTCTAggtggagccggggatcgaactcgCAACCtccaggttaccagccaacccactctgccctcctgagctactgccgcccctcaacatatcctgacaaataaaaccctttgacccttgaccctcaCTTGATGGCCTCCAGGTAGCCCTTGGCGGCGGCCACGTGGAGGGGCGTGGCCCCGGTGCGGGGGTGGCGGGTGTCCCGGGGCAGCCCCTCCGTCAGCCAGCTGCGGGCGTCCAGCAtgatctgctcctcctccagccgctTGGCCGCCTCCAGGTCCACGCCTGGAGGACgccccacagacagacagacagacagacagacagacagacagacagacagacagacagagggacagacagacagacagacagacagacagacagacagacagacagagggacggacagagggacagacagacagagggacagacagacagacagacagaggcacggacagacagacagacagacagacagacaaacagacagacagacagacagacagacagagagggacagacagacagacagacgtacagagggacggacagacagacagacagagggacggacagacagacagacagacagacaaacagacaaacagagagagggacggacagagggacagacagacagacagagggacggacagacttTTAATCAAACAGAATCGACTAAGAAAAACAATACGGCAGCGTTTAACCAGAACGTCCTCAAAGAGGAAGCGAAGCCAAAACGTGGCCATTTATCTTGTATGATCGTCAACGTAGAAAAATGTATGCCATTTTATCACTGCTACTGAAATAAGTCCCTAATTTGGAGGGAAAAAGGGGGTAAATCCCGGGTGCCGCGTTCACTATGTGACCATTCCACGTCTTAGGGTCTTCTCCGAGGCCCTCAAGGTGAGGGTTAGGCTTTCTGGACACCTAAAGTATGATACTACAGTGGGATTAATACCACACGCATTCTGCACTAACAAAGTTGGCGTGTGACGTAACCACGGGGATAAAACGCACCCCTcccacctagacacacacacacggccaaacCAAATTTTTACCCCTCATAGTGTTTGAATTCTGCCCCGTGGATCAATGCCGGGGGTTTTATTTGGGTaagacagaaaagaggaagctCGGGTCTACTTCTCTGTTCCTCATGTGAACCGGCCGATACACCCCACTTCCCCTTAGAGCAGGACCTGCACTTTGTTCTACAATCCTGGGCTGTGTTTACAACACCTTTAGCtttctcaacaacaacaacaacaacaacacaagctTTTGTCCAATTTTGGCAGCGAGGTCAGGTAAAACCTTTAGGCCTCCTATAGCAAGAGGCCAAACCCAGCCTACTGCTTTATTAAATCAAGCTCAATTCCCGGCCAGCCGCAGTGTCCGTCTGCGTTGTAATGAGAAAATTATATTTTCCCCATTCCGTTTCTCTTACTTCCATTTGTTGATTATTTCTTCCCCCTGACCCCCTTTGGgtggtcaagggtcaaaggatCCAACTGAGAGCTCACCGCTACGTCTCCCCACATCGTAATTGTCAACgatcaaattaaataatttcAGAGTTTCCTGTGATCTCATCAAGTAGAAGAATACATAAGGGGATCTCTGCTTCCTCGAGACCGTTGTACCCCAGGCACAAAGGATAACGTTAGATAACGCTAGGAACAGGTAGGGTGGCTTGGCTGCGCAAGGAATgggaggggggatgaagggGAAACAACATGACGGATTGTTCCCTCATACATCGTGTGGGGAGCAGAGCTGGCGTCAGCTTTTGTGAGACCTGTGCCCCTGTATAAGAAGTCCTAGCTTTTGCCAAAGCATTCGACTTCTCCTTGCGGAGCTCTTAAGGGCTCAAAAACTTGAGgcgaagcagcagcagcagcaagggctgtgattggtccgcttactaaaacccgacgcagaaccataaaggttcaggactgcgtcgaagcgtctgcgtggtcattgtggtgcgtgaacgtggaaccacGTTCGCGCACCACTAATAAGCCCCTTTAGAGAGACGCAGGGCCACCTCCCATCCGAGGCCTGACATTTTTGTGAGGCCTCGGattgttttatgtttgttacatgttattatattgtatattaatcaaataaatttgCCTAATTTTTATAAGTTCGGATGACTCTTAAACAGTTTATTCTGAAACGATTCAGATTCAAAATTCCACCACTGTTTCTATGTTTCTccaagtgcgtgtgtgtatttatttgtctgTGCGCGTTACGTGtgtttgcgggtgtgtgtgattgagacaCTCACCCTGACTGCGAGTGTGTTCCTGGAGGAGGGACTCGGTCGCCTCGTCCACGGCGATGTCCAGAGGGACGTCCCCGTCACAGTTGACAGCAGACAAAGACGCGCCTCTCTGCAAGAGAAAACTGAGCcaccagagagggagaaactTAGCCGTCTATACGCCACGACACCGGAGCTAGAGAGAACAGCACAACCCATTTGATTATGCGTTCAAGAGGGGGCACTGTTCCTCACTTAACCACTTCACTATCTGTTGCAGGGTTTGCCGACCGTTTCCCTCAAGCCTAGCTCAGCTCAAAGATTAGCGTTGAAACTCACACAACAGCGTGCGAAAGAAACTGGAAAGTGGACCGAGAATGTCTGGGGCTACTGCAGCCGCCGAGACCGCGGGCTCACGCTGATGTTATGCCAGGAGCTGCAGGCTGGTGATGGtagatggactgcatttatagagcggttttctaaccagtggcccctcaaagctttacaatattgcccaacattcacccattcatgcacacattcacccaccgacGACGGCGTCAACCATGCCAAGGTGGCGAccagctcgttgggagcagtcagggcgagGGGGTCTTGctaagggacacctcgacactcagctagtaGGAGCTgcggatcgaactagcaacctgccGGTTACCAGCCATCCCGCTCTACCATTAACCTCAGGGACAGACTGTCCCTGAGGTTTGAATACACTGACAGTTTGAATGGATGAGAACGCTGCTCTTCTTGGCCACCGGTGAGAATCTACCCTCNNNNNNNNNNNNNNNNNNNNNNNN
Coding sequences:
- the ppp1r12c gene encoding protein phosphatase 1 regulatory subunit 12C isoform X1, with protein sequence MLDARSWLTEGLPRDTRHPRTGATPLHVAAAKGYLEAIKLLCQCGLDVSAIDCDGWTPLHAAAHWGQAEACCILAEQLCNMDAHSNGGQTPFDVADESVEALLTELSQKQANWRSERSLLERQNPPGTNPVNGNNKRRRSSVCRMSSKDKIIVADQSKERGISGGHELSEERESSPESSPVPTPDSESVTESTVSPGDRSLEDKEDEEDDKALRTARVAPTSQWRDGGGGGGADSSPSTLSADRRKFQAPVRDEESESQRKARSRLMRQSRRSTQGVTLTDLKEAEKSSGKAPDAPPPSGRSVLPVSPIVTLTPAERDTDPPRDVEGESRLGVKDKRRTRRERRSTGIGRLGLEDEEDDDTSTARTDETHSNSTSSDPQPDNSSLDYKLLYRGVLRENVTLKEKLQETELLLSQNKVELERLRQSQESSMLRPALLELERFEKLALQRKAVELEDELKVLVDLRSDNQRLKDENAALIRVISKLSK
- the ppp1r12c gene encoding protein phosphatase 1 regulatory subunit 12C isoform X2, with protein sequence MLDARSWLTEGLPRDTRHPRTGATPLHVAAAKGYLEAIKLLCQCGLDVSAIDCDGWTPLHAAAHWGQAEACCILAEQLCNMDAHSNGGQTPFDVADESVEALLTELSQKQANWRSERSLLERQNPPGTNPVNGNNKRRRSSVCRMSSKDKIIVADQSKERGISGGHELSEERESSPESSPVPTPDSESVTESTVSPGDRSLEDKEDEEDDKALRTARVAPTSQWRDGGGGGADSSPSTLSADRRKFQAPVRDEESESQRKARSRLMRQSRRSTQGVTLTDLKEAEKSSGKAPDAPPPSGRSVLPVSPIVTLTPAERDTDPPRDVEGESRLGVKDKRRTRRERRSTGIGRLGLEDEEDDDTSTARTDETHSNSTSSDPQPDNSSLDYKLLYRGVLRENVTLKEKLQETELLLSQNKVELERLRQSQESSMLRPALLELERFEKLALQRKAVELEDELKVLVDLRSDNQRLKDENAALIRVISKLSK